The following coding sequences are from one Fibrobacter sp. UWH6 window:
- a CDS encoding lipopolysaccharide assembly protein LapB: protein MSNSNNAARKAAYLFLTLCCGALLAFVGFRVYEIYGPSKVSVPAVPYGLPVGSAVLLGDAPDFNSSVTKLPVQVQTELRRAAELSRAGALSSAYDIYDGVVVLYPDLLNAIWGGVNILFDMATNGVALTENQKDRLALLTGKLQGRYPGTGLAAYLESRVVYMAGNESASLELARVATEKAPSLTQARLWFGELLLKNSRSIQAAGELKTAISLSNGDSPRAYELLAEVYHDSGLLDSCSAVVEYALSQFPVDAKLLLLQGYLKEYQGHFDAAEKIYQRILAFQPDYAEARAAAATLGEKSPPGSGTGVALSPQDRAQIACDILLPLVEKYPENLPLREALGRAYLKGRQFDLARMQFQEIKKADPEYPEIQLRIQEASITRPAPISKTDGLAANLNRAIDSLRGTSGPATTHDFSSMLGHYLVRYGATPREFFKKYSISNFRPVANNVWQESFYIAPYMHTYTVVFDSLNHFRQVHVVVVDSSSNSNHLGVAPEVFTRLLKQNSRISGIGNSTGETDCGDGLVLDAAVWETQDNFEMLARVVGKPAEVRMVRFDKSALPPGLKLCDYASYLNRY from the coding sequence ATGTCCAATTCCAATAATGCTGCCCGCAAGGCTGCCTATCTCTTTTTGACATTGTGTTGTGGAGCCCTTCTTGCTTTTGTGGGCTTTCGCGTGTACGAGATCTACGGCCCGTCTAAGGTTTCTGTTCCGGCCGTCCCCTACGGATTGCCTGTCGGTTCGGCGGTTCTGTTGGGCGATGCTCCCGATTTTAACTCCTCGGTAACAAAGCTGCCTGTTCAGGTTCAGACTGAACTGCGTCGTGCCGCTGAACTTTCTCGCGCCGGAGCCCTTTCTTCGGCTTACGACATCTACGATGGCGTTGTTGTTCTCTACCCTGATTTGCTGAATGCTATCTGGGGTGGGGTGAACATCCTCTTTGATATGGCGACCAATGGGGTTGCCCTGACTGAAAATCAGAAGGACCGTCTTGCCCTGTTGACTGGTAAGTTGCAGGGGCGTTATCCTGGAACGGGTCTGGCTGCCTACCTGGAAAGCCGAGTGGTGTATATGGCCGGTAACGAATCGGCTTCCCTTGAACTGGCTCGTGTCGCTACAGAAAAGGCTCCCTCCCTGACTCAGGCTCGACTCTGGTTTGGTGAATTGCTCCTTAAGAATTCCCGCAGCATCCAGGCGGCCGGCGAACTGAAAACCGCCATTAGCCTTTCTAACGGAGATTCCCCCCGAGCCTATGAACTGTTGGCTGAAGTTTACCACGACAGTGGCTTGCTGGATAGCTGCTCCGCCGTTGTGGAATATGCCCTTTCCCAGTTCCCGGTTGATGCTAAACTTCTTCTGCTTCAGGGATACCTGAAGGAATACCAGGGACACTTTGATGCTGCCGAAAAAATCTATCAGCGCATTCTTGCCTTCCAGCCGGATTACGCCGAGGCTCGTGCCGCCGCAGCGACTCTAGGTGAAAAATCTCCTCCGGGTTCTGGAACTGGTGTTGCTCTGTCTCCCCAGGATCGAGCCCAGATTGCCTGCGATATTCTGCTGCCCTTGGTAGAAAAGTATCCCGAAAACCTGCCTTTGCGGGAGGCTCTTGGCCGTGCCTATCTGAAGGGTCGTCAGTTTGACCTGGCTCGTATGCAGTTCCAGGAAATCAAGAAAGCCGATCCCGAATATCCTGAAATCCAGCTTCGTATCCAGGAAGCAAGTATCACGCGTCCTGCTCCCATTTCGAAGACCGACGGTCTGGCCGCCAACTTGAACCGTGCTATCGACAGCCTCCGCGGAACATCTGGCCCTGCGACGACCCATGACTTCTCTTCAATGTTGGGCCATTATCTTGTTCGCTATGGCGCGACTCCCCGTGAATTTTTCAAGAAGTATTCGATTTCCAATTTCCGCCCGGTTGCAAATAACGTTTGGCAGGAATCTTTCTACATCGCCCCCTATATGCATACCTATACGGTTGTGTTTGATTCCCTGAATCATTTCCGACAGGTTCATGTGGTTGTTGTGGATTCTTCTTCAAACTCTAACCACCTGGGGGTTGCTCCCGAGGTGTTTACGCGTCTGTTGAAGCAGAATTCCCGAATTTCAGGTATTGGAAACAGTACCGGCGAAACGGATTGTGGCGATGGCCTTGTCTTGGATGCCGCTGTATGGGAAACGCAGGATAATTTTGAAATGCTGGCCCGTGTAGTTGGTAAACCTGCCGAGGTTCGTATGGTGCGTTTTGACAAGTCTGCCCTGCCGCCAGGTCTTAAACTTTGTGATTATGCCTCCTATTTGAACCGCTACTAG
- a CDS encoding tetratricopeptide repeat protein yields MFKFKIIAFALLAFFLEGCTCCAYLNHMFNAERLYDEAGEMRTARQDSVADAEESRPSPEERQKYDKVIEKGSRVLERFPNNKKRTAEAVFLIGESFRHKQEWDKAITKYDEYERYFSDYDSMPAVEYQRAYCLYKNHEYNISRFALEPVVASKDHPYYFQGLNLLSLLDEQAEFPDQAIASLEAVLADTMGTPFMRGKAHFRLAGLYFKKENWEKAREHYVAEEIKLLNSRERQTAGEQGAECLVNVGQFLPAADEYKALYKEPEFETKQPDYLVRIGEITMMAQRYPDAFIVFQKVNSEYPRSVHAARSYYNLGDYEQHKTLNYEQAVVYYDSSFTSRTISDWGQKSRERRDALKRLLAMRKQNDDDRADSIPNVDNFFGTEFQIAELFLFKLSETDSAVARLDVIINESKDSARVLKATYAKAFIYDEFLHDPDAAEEIYKEIVEKYPDTEYGKQAQANLGMRVTLKTQEDLARDRYMVAESLWTVASEMPLDQMELVDSAYAHAFDSFDSLYQEYPETQSGVQALYMKAVYFRMNPERVDSVFAIYKVLRDKHGDTPWGKEAARKLNSRLTISDDDLKRLRKRVQTSEAHINKLSAQYYEQLNQKPEEKKAEVKSKEDEILENTYNSMYDFE; encoded by the coding sequence ATGTTCAAGTTTAAGATTATAGCTTTTGCCCTGCTCGCCTTCTTTCTTGAAGGGTGTACCTGCTGTGCTTACTTGAACCACATGTTCAATGCGGAACGTCTTTATGATGAAGCCGGAGAGATGCGCACTGCCCGCCAGGATAGTGTTGCCGATGCCGAGGAATCTAGGCCCAGTCCCGAAGAACGTCAGAAGTATGACAAGGTGATCGAAAAGGGATCCCGCGTGCTGGAACGTTTCCCCAACAACAAGAAGCGTACCGCAGAGGCTGTCTTCCTGATTGGCGAATCTTTTAGACATAAGCAGGAATGGGACAAGGCCATTACCAAGTACGACGAGTACGAACGTTATTTCTCTGATTACGATTCAATGCCGGCGGTAGAATACCAGCGTGCCTACTGTCTCTACAAGAATCATGAATATAATATTAGCCGTTTTGCCCTGGAACCGGTTGTCGCTTCCAAGGACCATCCCTATTACTTCCAGGGGCTGAACCTTCTTTCGCTTCTTGATGAACAGGCTGAATTCCCCGACCAGGCTATCGCCTCTCTAGAAGCAGTTCTTGCCGATACCATGGGTACTCCCTTTATGCGTGGCAAGGCCCATTTTAGATTAGCAGGTCTTTATTTCAAGAAAGAAAATTGGGAAAAGGCTCGTGAACATTATGTGGCCGAAGAGATTAAACTGCTGAACTCCCGTGAACGTCAGACCGCCGGAGAACAGGGTGCTGAATGTCTGGTGAATGTTGGACAGTTCCTTCCTGCCGCTGACGAGTATAAGGCACTCTACAAGGAACCTGAATTTGAAACCAAGCAGCCGGATTATCTGGTCCGTATTGGCGAAATCACCATGATGGCTCAGCGTTATCCCGATGCGTTCATTGTTTTCCAGAAGGTGAATTCCGAATATCCGAGATCCGTGCATGCGGCAAGAAGCTACTATAACCTGGGCGATTACGAACAGCACAAAACCTTGAATTATGAGCAGGCCGTTGTCTATTACGATAGCAGTTTTACTTCTAGGACCATTAGCGATTGGGGTCAGAAGAGCCGCGAACGTAGGGATGCTTTAAAACGTTTGCTGGCCATGCGCAAGCAGAATGACGATGACCGGGCCGACTCCATTCCCAATGTGGATAATTTCTTCGGAACGGAATTCCAGATTGCGGAATTGTTCCTTTTCAAACTGTCTGAGACGGATAGCGCTGTTGCAAGGTTGGACGTCATTATTAACGAATCCAAGGATAGCGCGAGGGTCCTGAAAGCGACTTACGCCAAGGCCTTCATCTACGATGAATTTTTGCATGACCCGGATGCCGCCGAAGAAATCTACAAGGAAATCGTAGAAAAATATCCGGATACGGAATATGGAAAGCAGGCCCAGGCAAACCTCGGTATGCGTGTTACCCTCAAGACACAGGAAGATCTGGCCAGGGATCGATATATGGTGGCAGAAAGCTTGTGGACTGTCGCATCGGAAATGCCCCTGGATCAGATGGAACTGGTGGATTCTGCTTATGCCCATGCCTTTGATTCCTTTGACAGTCTTTATCAGGAGTATCCCGAAACCCAGTCCGGTGTTCAGGCCCTGTACATGAAGGCCGTCTATTTCCGAATGAACCCGGAACGCGTTGACAGCGTCTTTGCCATTTACAAGGTCCTTCGCGATAAGCATGGTGACACGCCCTGGGGTAAGGAAGCCGCTAGGAAGTTGAATTCTCGCCTGACGATTTCTGATGATGACTTGAAGCGTCTCCGCAAGCGTGTTCAGACTAGCGAGGCCCACATCAACAAACTCTCGGCTCAGTATTACGAACAGCTCAACCAGAAGCCCGAAGAAAAGAAGGCCGAGGTCAAGAGCAAGGAAGACGAAATCCTCGAGAATACATACAATAGTATGTATGACTTTGAATAG
- a CDS encoding RNA polymerase sigma factor RpoD/SigA, whose product MSDANEALYFRDLNRFPTLTPQEESALLSIIKTGATEEIRKSALQRLIRGNLRFVVSVARKYQGRGLSLLDLINEGNLGLFKAAKRFDMDKDVKFISYAVWWIRQSIQKALFEQVGAVRIPPNKLALVNRFKRALMQNDGDYDRTIAMEEFSPFEKDIVEVMEKIVDISLDAPIGDSSTVSSSSESVSTLMDVLGTDGNQDEDMEKDERRKLIQETLSSLPQREEEILRMFYGLDTVEDTTLKDIGEDLKLSRERVRQIKNKTLRRLQKSKEHKEKLADFLEL is encoded by the coding sequence ATGAGTGATGCAAACGAAGCACTATATTTCCGGGACTTGAATCGTTTCCCGACTCTTACCCCGCAGGAGGAGTCGGCTCTGCTTTCGATTATCAAGACCGGGGCTACAGAGGAAATTCGCAAGTCCGCTCTGCAGCGCCTGATTCGCGGCAACCTTCGCTTTGTGGTCAGTGTGGCCCGTAAGTACCAGGGCCGTGGTCTTTCTCTGCTCGATCTTATTAACGAAGGCAATCTGGGCCTTTTCAAGGCGGCTAAGCGTTTTGATATGGACAAGGATGTCAAGTTCATCAGCTACGCCGTGTGGTGGATTCGCCAGTCAATCCAGAAGGCTTTGTTTGAACAGGTGGGCGCGGTCCGAATTCCGCCTAACAAGCTCGCTCTTGTAAACCGCTTCAAGCGTGCCCTTATGCAGAACGATGGCGACTACGATCGCACCATCGCCATGGAAGAATTTTCCCCCTTCGAAAAAGACATTGTCGAAGTCATGGAAAAGATTGTGGACATCTCTCTGGATGCTCCCATTGGTGACAGTTCCACTGTTTCCAGTTCTAGCGAATCTGTAAGCACCCTGATGGATGTTCTGGGTACCGATGGTAACCAGGATGAGGACATGGAAAAGGATGAACGCCGCAAGCTCATCCAGGAAACCTTGTCTAGTCTGCCTCAGCGTGAAGAAGAAATTCTTCGCATGTTCTACGGTCTCGATACCGTAGAAGATACGACCTTGAAGGATATTGGCGAAGACCTGAAACTCTCTCGTGAACGTGTCCGCCAGATCAAGAACAAGACGCTCCGTCGCCTTCAGAAGAGCAAGGAGCATAAGGAAAAGCTGGCTGACTTCCTGGAACTCTAA
- a CDS encoding ATP-binding cassette domain-containing protein, whose translation MEFKRFEALIEKFPQVQIFSTEGADLDRVITHFLSQREKVSTMSETIQRKIQQALAPFFQQRFISLHDDEALLVRNLLLNKKFFLQTDRYIEDMAWPETDPEKLDEALKIADLAEGILDRKLLSLSNGELRRVLLARMWMENPEWIYFNDLFGGLDPEYRAHLAGCVAELARSRGTGLKIAVRLAREDELLPEIPAFVYADKTFVQYEGELPKEAAKPKYTKAELKDYEIVELRSEASDSKSEDAEILFDLKNINVRFGETDVLKNLNWTVRKGEHWAVMGENGAGKSTLLGMLTADHPQIYNNDITLLGERPGHGLNIWDHKAKLGFFSPELALQYREDLTLLEVLCTGFTPNLCRAANPTWEEKAKAREWLTYLGFEDVNQNIRSLSPIDKRLVLMARAAIRPPEVLLLDEPSQGLKGEYREKLFHLLQLLSTETTLILVSHYEEEWPPCMTHLLRMPKFSLG comes from the coding sequence ATGGAATTCAAACGTTTTGAAGCCTTGATAGAGAAGTTCCCGCAGGTGCAGATTTTTAGTACCGAAGGTGCTGATCTTGACCGGGTCATTACTCATTTTTTGAGTCAGCGAGAAAAGGTTTCCACTATGTCGGAAACTATTCAGCGAAAGATTCAACAGGCTCTTGCCCCGTTCTTTCAGCAGCGCTTTATTAGCCTCCATGATGATGAGGCTCTGTTGGTGCGTAATCTGCTTTTGAACAAGAAGTTCTTCTTGCAGACGGATCGCTATATCGAGGACATGGCCTGGCCAGAAACGGATCCCGAAAAACTTGATGAAGCGTTAAAAATTGCGGACCTTGCAGAAGGTATTCTGGATAGAAAGCTTCTGAGCCTTTCTAACGGGGAACTGCGTCGAGTCTTGCTGGCTCGCATGTGGATGGAAAATCCGGAGTGGATTTACTTCAACGATCTGTTTGGCGGGCTGGATCCTGAGTATCGCGCCCATCTGGCAGGCTGTGTGGCAGAACTTGCCCGTAGTCGCGGCACCGGCTTGAAAATCGCTGTCCGTCTTGCTCGAGAAGACGAACTGCTCCCGGAAATTCCCGCCTTTGTTTATGCCGACAAGACTTTTGTGCAGTACGAGGGTGAATTGCCCAAGGAAGCGGCGAAGCCCAAGTATACCAAGGCAGAACTGAAAGATTATGAAATCGTGGAATTGAGGTCCGAAGCTTCAGACTCCAAGTCCGAGGATGCTGAAATTCTCTTCGACTTGAAAAATATCAATGTCCGCTTTGGTGAAACCGATGTCCTGAAGAATTTGAACTGGACTGTTCGCAAGGGTGAACACTGGGCCGTGATGGGCGAGAATGGTGCCGGCAAGAGTACGTTGCTGGGCATGCTTACTGCGGACCATCCCCAGATTTACAATAATGACATTACACTGTTGGGGGAACGCCCGGGCCATGGTCTCAACATTTGGGACCACAAGGCCAAACTGGGATTTTTCTCTCCTGAACTGGCCTTGCAGTACCGTGAAGATTTGACGCTCCTGGAGGTGCTCTGCACCGGCTTTACCCCTAACCTTTGTCGCGCCGCCAATCCCACTTGGGAAGAAAAGGCGAAAGCTCGTGAATGGTTGACTTATCTGGGATTTGAAGACGTGAACCAGAATATCCGTTCCCTGTCGCCCATCGACAAGCGTCTGGTGCTCATGGCTCGTGCCGCAATTCGCCCTCCCGAGGTTCTTCTGTTAGATGAACCTTCCCAGGGGTTGAAGGGTGAATATCGCGAAAAGCTGTTCCATCTGTTGCAGCTCCTGTCCACAGAAACCACTCTTATTTTGGTTAGCCATTACGAAGAAGAATGGCCTCCTTGCATGACTCACTTGTTGCGCATGCCGAAATTCTCGCTAGGTTAA
- a CDS encoding DUF971 domain-containing protein, with translation MLQPKKFFRTADGKLGVEWNDGTRGACSARDLRCACPCALCVDEHTGVKTLDDASVPADIALLKVQSVGRYAASLTFSDGHNSGIYPYDKLRNLTLGKLTESV, from the coding sequence ATGTTGCAACCGAAAAAATTCTTTAGAACTGCAGATGGAAAACTGGGCGTGGAATGGAATGATGGTACCCGTGGGGCTTGCTCTGCCCGTGATTTGCGTTGTGCCTGCCCCTGCGCCCTGTGTGTGGATGAACATACGGGTGTAAAGACGCTGGATGACGCTTCTGTCCCTGCTGATATCGCTCTTTTGAAGGTACAGTCCGTAGGACGCTATGCGGCTAGCCTTACTTTTAGCGATGGACATAATTCGGGAATTTATCCGTACGACAAATTGCGTAATTTGACCTTGGGTAAATTGACAGAATCCGTATAA
- a CDS encoding Mrp/NBP35 family ATP-binding protein yields the protein MTLNEKTILKALSAVQDPDLHKNIVELDFVQNLKIEGDKVSFDLRLTTPTCPIRDQFKDQCIAIVKSLGASEVNVTFTAKEGGSAGNSAAQAPKDSHIGEVAHVVAVASGKGGVGKSTVTANLAMALSLSGARVGILDADIYGPSMGLMFGIDKAPEVFDDNTIAPVEAKGGVSIVSMCMFADSDKATIWRGPMVSQMIQHFIHHVRWGKLDYLLVDFPPGTGDIQLTLTQNCPMSGAVVVTTPQEVALADCRKGIAMFDNVGVPVVGVVENMSYFICDQCNKPHYIFRQGGGESIAKKWGVPLIGKVPLEPAVADCGDGGTPAVLSNPNSESAKVFMQVADAMVRTISVFDHEDEGTLKSYNYEFDQLPVEMV from the coding sequence ATGACTCTAAACGAAAAGACCATTTTGAAGGCGCTTAGCGCCGTGCAGGATCCGGACCTTCACAAGAATATTGTGGAACTGGATTTCGTGCAGAATCTTAAGATTGAAGGCGATAAGGTTAGCTTTGATCTTCGCTTGACAACTCCCACTTGTCCTATCCGTGATCAGTTCAAGGATCAGTGCATTGCCATCGTGAAGTCTCTTGGCGCAAGCGAAGTGAATGTGACCTTTACCGCGAAGGAAGGTGGCTCTGCCGGTAATTCCGCTGCCCAGGCTCCTAAGGATTCCCATATTGGCGAAGTGGCCCATGTGGTGGCCGTGGCTAGTGGCAAGGGCGGTGTGGGTAAGTCTACGGTGACTGCTAACCTGGCCATGGCCTTGAGCCTTTCCGGTGCCCGTGTGGGTATTCTTGATGCTGACATTTACGGCCCTAGCATGGGTCTTATGTTCGGTATCGACAAGGCTCCCGAAGTTTTTGACGACAACACCATCGCCCCTGTTGAAGCAAAGGGCGGCGTAAGCATTGTGTCTATGTGTATGTTCGCTGATTCCGATAAGGCTACCATTTGGCGTGGACCTATGGTAAGTCAGATGATTCAGCATTTTATTCACCATGTGCGCTGGGGTAAGTTGGATTACCTGCTGGTGGACTTTCCTCCGGGAACAGGCGATATCCAGCTGACCTTGACCCAGAACTGCCCCATGTCTGGTGCGGTCGTGGTGACTACTCCCCAGGAAGTGGCCCTGGCTGACTGCCGCAAGGGTATCGCCATGTTCGATAATGTTGGCGTTCCTGTGGTCGGCGTTGTAGAAAATATGAGTTACTTTATTTGCGACCAGTGCAATAAGCCTCACTACATCTTCCGCCAGGGTGGTGGTGAATCCATCGCTAAGAAGTGGGGTGTCCCCCTGATCGGGAAGGTGCCTCTGGAACCGGCCGTTGCCGATTGTGGCGATGGGGGAACTCCTGCCGTGTTGAGTAACCCTAATTCGGAATCGGCAAAGGTCTTTATGCAGGTGGCCGATGCCATGGTCCGTACGATTTCTGTATTTGACCATGAAGATGAGGGAACTCTTAAGTCCTATAACTACGAATTTGACCAGCTGCCGGTAGAGATGGTCTAA
- a CDS encoding septal ring lytic transglycosylase RlpA family protein: protein MRLGGLSLLLALVCSSAFIVGCAGSDSIAARRGYVRFPGKHYASKEKTEIGTTISGEASYYGPGFHGKKTASGEIFNQNDLTCAHKKFPFGTVLKVTRIDNGESVVVRVNDRGPYVGDRILDLSVAAGKKIGLDKVGHAKVNAEVIGN, encoded by the coding sequence ATGCGTTTAGGCGGATTGAGTTTGCTTTTGGCGCTTGTTTGTTCGTCTGCCTTTATTGTTGGCTGTGCCGGTTCCGATAGTATTGCCGCCCGAAGAGGGTATGTCCGTTTTCCCGGTAAACATTATGCCTCCAAGGAAAAGACCGAAATTGGTACGACGATCTCGGGAGAGGCCAGTTACTATGGGCCGGGTTTTCATGGTAAGAAGACGGCCAGCGGCGAAATTTTTAACCAGAACGATCTAACCTGCGCGCACAAAAAATTTCCTTTTGGCACCGTGCTGAAGGTGACTCGTATCGATAACGGCGAAAGTGTTGTTGTCCGTGTGAATGATCGTGGCCCCTATGTGGGTGATAGAATTTTGGATCTGAGCGTGGCTGCGGGCAAGAAAATCGGCCTGGACAAGGTAGGACACGCAAAGGTGAACGCCGAGGTTATAGGGAATTAA
- a CDS encoding FISUMP domain-containing protein: MKKSVAFVACSAFLLGGCLEAGTEAVTSETGATSETVSAEISGSIEVSGSASVSTTAPSLRAMVQSIYGLGPCNTSNEGDATYVIDEEAYFQCTGGLWSEQKQATSVGNTCTISGNGNNNVVFCGNATIGTLVIGGNSALDTSVAAIVGKDGKDGVDGKDGVDGKDGVDGKDGTSCTVAILADNSGYKILCGGDSVGVLLHGLNGVDGKDGRDGVDGKDGIDGKDGRDGVDGKDGIDGKDGRDGVDGKDGIDGKDGRDGVDGKDGIDGKDGRDGVDGKDGIDGKDGRDGVDGKDGIDGKDGRDGVDGKDGIDGKDGRDGVDGKDGKDCNCCDTVEITKKTWANLNPDIDYCQFQDTRDGQWYKCVVIGNQTWMAENLNYAGTASKSWCYKNQEANCDIYGRLYSWAAAADVSESYNRSSARISKKHQGACPIGWHLPTNSEWDSLAYVVSKKNSYIGKALLAKTYGGTDDLGFSAMLAGNWKTDLIDRSDYFDNVDWVADFWSATESSDSAIRRNIGYYDNTSLNTEYEEKYEWGYSVRCVKD; the protein is encoded by the coding sequence ATGAAAAAGTCAGTAGCATTCGTTGCATGTTCGGCATTCCTGCTGGGAGGCTGTCTTGAAGCAGGTACAGAAGCCGTAACATCAGAAACTGGAGCAACTAGCGAAACTGTTTCTGCAGAAATCTCCGGATCTATTGAAGTATCTGGATCAGCCAGCGTTTCTACCACTGCACCTTCGTTGCGTGCAATGGTTCAGTCCATTTATGGACTGGGCCCCTGCAACACAAGCAACGAGGGAGACGCCACCTACGTCATTGACGAAGAAGCCTACTTCCAGTGCACAGGAGGACTGTGGTCGGAACAGAAGCAAGCAACCTCCGTCGGAAATACATGTACCATTTCCGGAAACGGCAACAACAACGTAGTGTTCTGCGGTAATGCCACCATTGGCACTCTGGTCATTGGAGGAAACAGCGCATTGGACACTTCCGTCGCAGCAATTGTCGGTAAAGACGGCAAGGACGGTGTCGATGGTAAAGACGGCGTCGACGGCAAGGACGGCGTTGACGGTAAGGATGGAACATCCTGCACTGTTGCAATTCTTGCAGACAACTCCGGCTATAAAATCCTCTGCGGTGGTGATTCCGTCGGAGTCCTGCTCCACGGTCTAAACGGCGTCGATGGAAAGGACGGCCGCGATGGTGTTGACGGCAAGGACGGTATCGATGGTAAGGACGGCCGCGATGGCGTTGACGGCAAGGATGGCATCGATGGCAAGGATGGCCGCGATGGCGTTGACGGCAAGGATGGCATCGATGGTAAGGATGGCCGCGATGGCGTTGACGGCAAGGATGGTATCGATGGTAAGGATGGCCGCGATGGCGTTGACGGCAAGGATGGCATCGATGGTAAGGATGGCCGCGATGGCGTTGACGGCAAGGATGGCATCGATGGTAAGGACGGCCGCGATGGCGTTGACGGCAAGGATGGTATCGATGGTAAGGACGGCCGCGACGGCGTCGATGGCAAGGACGGCAAAGACTGCAACTGCTGTGACACTGTCGAAATCACCAAGAAGACTTGGGCCAATCTGAACCCCGACATTGACTACTGTCAGTTCCAGGACACCCGCGATGGACAGTGGTACAAGTGCGTTGTCATCGGCAATCAGACCTGGATGGCTGAAAACCTGAACTACGCCGGTACCGCCAGCAAGAGCTGGTGCTATAAGAACCAGGAAGCCAACTGCGATATCTACGGAAGACTGTATTCATGGGCCGCAGCAGCCGACGTTTCTGAAAGCTACAACAGAAGCAGCGCAAGAATCTCCAAAAAACACCAGGGTGCATGCCCCATTGGCTGGCATCTCCCCACAAATTCCGAATGGGACTCTCTCGCTTACGTCGTCAGCAAGAAGAACAGCTATATCGGCAAGGCTCTCCTTGCAAAGACATACGGCGGCACTGATGATTTAGGCTTCTCCGCCATGCTGGCAGGAAACTGGAAAACCGACCTCATCGACCGTTCCGATTACTTCGACAACGTTGATTGGGTCGCAGACTTCTGGAGCGCTACTGAATCTTCTGACTCTGCAATTCGCAGAAACATCGGCTATTACGACAACACCAGTCTCAATACCGAATACGAAGAAAAGTATGAATGGGGCTACTCCGTTCGCTGCGTCAAGGACTAA
- a CDS encoding esterase: MKNRNVLALGLATALSVSSANAFVLTGSVHDAKGKAVKGAELSLIGTEYSAVSDGVGSFTIRDTPINTTAIKPVVNPGFVRVDNGILSYSQAASAPVQVQVFDAMGFRVVNQELNGSGSVDMRSFVKSEGTYYARVKMGNALQGVKFTARGSYGSSYGVAPVNTLKKEGEGGTLQVTADGFDTLKVALANLDTNLDLTLEKAVGAEEVYDFGWAKGNAPVPTRGCGKTWSRVKSGSYEFQWSKGKRTIRIDIPDNYDNTKPYRLVFGMHCMGGWAGGVQQEGYYGMKPLDTEKTTIFVAPEGNGNQAPWAQDDYTLFDELLADLQGNLCIDSSRVFSAGFSYGSMFTNGLSRNHQHVLRGVAAYETAEINIYVPPHSGKSIAWMGVLGLQDDLCRPDLGRAARNTALKHNGPNFTDASGEQAEEYKGSGPHLCYDYKTVDERFPVKWCTQNGGHIWDHKDPGSTKSWVPETTWEFFTQF, from the coding sequence ATGAAAAACAGGAATGTTCTGGCTTTGGGTTTGGCCACAGCGCTGTCTGTATCTTCGGCAAATGCCTTTGTTTTGACAGGTTCCGTTCATGATGCCAAGGGAAAGGCGGTGAAGGGGGCTGAACTATCTTTGATCGGCACAGAGTATTCTGCTGTTTCGGACGGGGTGGGCTCCTTTACCATTCGCGATACGCCGATTAATACTACGGCGATTAAGCCTGTTGTGAATCCTGGCTTCGTAAGAGTCGATAACGGAATACTTTCTTATTCTCAGGCTGCATCGGCTCCTGTGCAGGTACAGGTTTTTGATGCCATGGGTTTTAGAGTTGTGAATCAGGAATTGAACGGCTCGGGTTCCGTTGATATGCGTAGCTTTGTAAAGAGCGAAGGAACGTACTATGCCCGAGTGAAGATGGGGAACGCCTTGCAAGGTGTGAAGTTTACGGCCCGAGGTTCCTATGGTTCATCTTATGGAGTGGCTCCTGTAAATACCCTGAAAAAGGAAGGGGAGGGGGGAACTCTACAGGTTACCGCAGACGGTTTTGATACACTTAAAGTAGCTCTCGCGAATCTCGATACCAACTTGGATCTGACCCTGGAAAAGGCCGTGGGTGCAGAGGAAGTTTATGACTTTGGATGGGCCAAGGGGAACGCACCCGTGCCTACTCGTGGTTGTGGCAAAACCTGGAGCCGCGTAAAGTCGGGCAGCTATGAATTCCAGTGGAGCAAGGGCAAGCGTACCATCAGAATCGATATCCCTGACAACTACGATAATACCAAACCTTATCGCCTTGTTTTCGGTATGCACTGCATGGGTGGTTGGGCTGGTGGCGTCCAGCAAGAAGGCTACTATGGCATGAAACCTCTGGACACCGAAAAGACTACCATCTTTGTGGCTCCCGAAGGAAACGGCAATCAGGCTCCCTGGGCACAAGATGACTACACTCTGTTTGATGAACTTCTGGCAGATCTTCAGGGAAATCTCTGCATTGACTCTTCCCGCGTATTCTCTGCAGGATTTAGCTATGGTTCCATGTTTACTAATGGGCTTTCCCGTAATCACCAGCATGTGCTTCGTGGTGTAGCAGCTTACGAAACGGCTGAAATCAACATCTATGTTCCGCCTCATTCCGGCAAGTCCATCGCCTGGATGGGTGTGCTTGGCCTGCAGGACGACCTGTGCCGTCCGGACCTTGGTCGTGCAGCCCGTAATACAGCCTTAAAGCACAATGGACCTAACTTTACGGATGCTAGTGGCGAACAGGCCGAAGAATACAAGGGCTCTGGTCCTCATCTCTGCTATGACTACAAGACTGTGGATGAACGCTTCCCGGTAAAGTGGTGTACTCAGAACGGCGGGCACATCTGGGATCATAAGGATCCGGGATCGACAAAATCCTGGGTTCCCGAAACAACTTGGGAATTCTTCACCCAGTTCTAG